In one Poecilia reticulata strain Guanapo linkage group LG8, Guppy_female_1.0+MT, whole genome shotgun sequence genomic region, the following are encoded:
- the LOC103469168 gene encoding gastrula zinc finger protein XlCGF57.1-like, which yields MSAFRTMRSSAELHPSMSXDSRDQIVSQQETESNHEEPEAVWPNETQEKPKFVQVKEEDKELYVRPDDQQLEIKQEIETYVESSSEEETDDSDEDQSGNELLSQSPVKAEYQDPEICGKSVLHRCDICGKEFRKKNHLTDHKRTHTGEKPFLCGVCGKCFGRKYGLNSHMRTHTGEKXYSCDACGKAFSDNGQLNTHVRTHTGERPYSCEFCSKSFSQNGHLKDHMRIHIGKKPFRCRLCGKTFMRKNCLKCHMVTHTGEKPHRCELCGKSYGVRANLTAHMKTHTGNRPFTCLTCKRSFITKSALNCHMSTHSGEKPFSCPTCGKSFREKTFMTVHMKTHTEEKPFLCPXCGKRFSQRRYLTKHKRGHTDDKPYTCEVCAKGFCQSCDLRSHMRTHTGEKPFPCLTCGKSFGKKSNLNIHMRTHTGERPFPCLTCGKCFRERTSLNRHMETQHP from the exons ATGTCTGCTTTCAGGACCATGAG ATCTTCCGCAGAATTACATCCGTCAATGTCTGYGGATTCTCGTGACCAGATTGTCTCGCAGCAAGAGACGGAGTCCAACCATGAAGAACCAGAAGCAGTTTGGCCTAATGAGACACAGGAGAAACCAAAGTTTGTTCAGGTTAAAGAGGAAGACAAGGAACTGTACGTCCGTCCAGATGACCAGCARCTAGAAATAAAGCAAGAGATTGAGACTTATGTGGAAAGTTCTTCAGAAGAGGAAACGGACGACAGCGACGAGGACCAAAGTGGGAATGAACTCCTCTCTCAGAGTCCCGTTAAAGCTGAGTACCAGGACCCGGAAATCTGCGGTAAAAGTGTGCTGCACCGCTGCGACATCTGCGGGAAGGAGTTCCGGAAAAAAAACCATTTGACCGATCATAAGAGAACTCACACGGGTGAGAAACCCTTCCTGTGTGGGGTCTGCGGCAAATGCTTTGGCCGAAAATACGGACTGAACAGccacatgagaactcacacgGGAGAGAAGTYGTATTCCTGCGACGCGTGCGGCAAAGCCTTCAGCGACAACGGTCAGCTCAACACTCACGTGAGAACTCACACGGGCGAGAGGCCGTATTCGTGCGAGTTCTGCAGTAAAAGTTTCAGTCAGAACGGCCATCTGAAGGATCACATGAGGATCCACATAGGGAAGAAGCCTTTCCGGTGCAGGCTCTGCGGCAAAACCTTCATGAGAAAAAACTGTCTGAAGTGTCACATGGTAACGCACACTGGCGAGAAGCCCCACAGATGCGAGCTGTGTGGCAAGTCTTACGGCGTTCGCGCCAATTTGACGGCTCACATGAAGACGCACACGGGCAACAGGCCTTTCACGTGTCTAACCTGCAAGAGAAGCTTCATTACGAAGTCTGCCTTGAATTGCCACATGAGCACCCACTCgggtgagaagcctttttcaTGTCCCACCTGCGGGAAGAGTTTCAGAGAAAAAACCTTCATGACGGTCCACATGAAGACGCACACAGAGGAGAAGCCTTTCTTGTGTCCCAYATGTGGGAAAAGGTTCAGTCAAAGACGGTATCTGACCAAACACAAACGGGGACACACGGACGACAAGCCRTACACCTGCGAAGTGTGCGCCAAAGGCTTTTGCCAGAGCTGTGATTTGAGGTctcacatgagaactcacaccGGGGAGAAGCCTTTTCCATGTCtcacctgtggaaaaagttttggtaaaaagagtAATTTAAACATccacatgagaactcacacgGGTGAGAGGCCCTTTCCGTGTCTGACATGTGGGAAATGTTTTCGAGAAAGAACGTCTTTGAACAGACACATGGAAACTCAACACCCCTGA